GTGGAGTAATGTATGTCTTTCCTTCTTGGGGGTGAAGACAGCCTGGTGTTTCTGGAGTTTCCTGGGTGAACAAATAGTGActggcagggaaggaggcagggccaGGCCTGTGGGGCCCCTTGGTACCGACAGGGATGCAGTGCAGAGGCCATCAGCTGATGCGGGACTGGGCAAGCCAGTGCTGGTGCCTGGAGCAGCAGGATAGAACACGTGACCATGGGCTGGGCAGACAGAGGGACAGCTCCAGTGGGCCTCATCAGGCTCTTACCTCAGTCCTGGGCCTGCACTTGAAAAGTCTTCTCATGTTTTAGGGTCAAGGGAACTCACTTAGGTGGGGCCATTATCATCCCCTCTCTGCAGAGGACCCAAACACAAGGACAGGAAGGCAGTTCTGGCTAGTTGTGCAGCTCGTCATGGCAAAGGCAGATGGTCTGGCCCTGGCCATCTCTTCAGATAGGGGCTAAGAGCCCACTTCTGTCTAATGCCTGGGTCACCCCACCAAGGCCCCTTAACCAGTCTCTGGCTTGGAAGTGGCTTTTGTGTTCCCTTCCTCTAGGCAGCCGTGCCCCTACCATCACCTTATAGGGAGAGCTCCCCACCTGCCATGAGGGTGCTCCCTGGACATGGCCATGTTAACTAGGCTGCCACTGGAATGGAGGCACTGAGGGTTTCTCTGGTGGTCAGTGTCCAGGGCAGGGGAGGGCCCCATCAATCCTAAGCCAAGTCCCTGCCTTCCCCTGCGAGTGTGCCACCTCTAGCCAGGCTGTCAGTCCCCATTTTCCTTCCTCCACAGGGAGAAGCTGGACTCCTTCCTCCCTGCACACCTCTGTAAACGGGGCCACAGGCTCTTTGCTGCCTTCCGAGGCCGTGGGGCCAAGGATGGGCCAGGAGAACAGGGCCTGCTGAATGCCTACCGCCAAGTAAAGGAAGTGGTTGGCGGCGATAGTGGGCATGAGGCCACCCTGGGCACACACTACCGTGCCTACCTCCTCAAGTGCCATGAACTGCCCTTCTACGGGTgagcagccccagccctgggtcccctctgccccctccccccgcaGCCCAGCAGACTATCCTTGGTCTTTACTAGCGTATTGGAAGCCTGATTCTGCTTCAGCTGAGCACTGTCCTTCCATGAAGCAATGTCTTCATACCGGCCCCTTTGGCCCTATTGGCCCCAGGCTGGACAcctgccctctcttctttctgtcatctGCCGGGGCACCGTGAATGGATTCTCTCCTTCCACCTGTCACAGTCATTTGGTATATCCCTGCTGACCTTCCTTTCAGCCAGCCCTCTTTCCCTCACATAGCCAAGCAcctagcaaatattttctcatatctGCTGTGTGCTGGGCGCTCTGTGGAGACTGGAGGTCCCTGGGTGTGCCAAAGATACCATATCCCCTACCTGGTGTAGCTAACTTCTTGGTGGGGGGAGATGAGAGCACAGAGGTTGAGGACACCCTGCAGGTGGGTGGCAGCAGCCCCCAGCCAAGCCTGAGGACATAGAAGTCCTCCAGGAGAGGGGCTAGAGTGGGACCATCTTCGGGAATCAGGGGATGGCCAATACTCATATCAGCCTGTCCCCCTGCCATGTGGAAAGATCAAGATGTAACTTGGGTTCTGGCGTAGCCAGGGGCAAGGGCCactgtcccctccccttctcaGTTTCAAGCCTCGAAGCCATCCCCCTGGGCaaccctgccctcctccccagcaGGTCCCTGCTGCTGAAAGTTCTTTGCCAAACAGTGGGCAATGGGTCTCTCCTGCCCTGACACAGTCCACCCTTCCCGCAGCCCCAGCCCTAGTGCCTGAGCAAACGAACGTGACTTGCCCTTTCCCCTACCTGGGGCCATACTTTTCCCTCTGTGCGCAGCACCTGCCCTTCTCTGTGCCATCCTGGCCCTTCTCCCACCCAGCCAGCTTTCCAGTCTTGTGTGACCAGCTCAGATGCCACTGCCCCATAGAGCCTCACTATCCTCAGTGTCTTTGCCCCGCTACTGGGCTGGTTTCTGTCACCCACATAGCTTAAGCTGCTCAGGGGCCCAGGACAGGCCCAGAGCAGGCCTCCCAAGCATTTTCTGTGCTGGAAGGGAAGGCTGACACCTGTCCACTCCCCAGGTGTGCCTTCTTCCACGGCGAGGTTGACAAGCCAGCCCAGGGCTTTTTGCACCGAGGTGGACGCAAGCCAGTGGCCGTGGCCATCAGTCTGGAGGGCGTGCATGTCATCGACAACAGGGAGAAGGTACCTTCTCCAGCATGAAGAGGAAGGGGTTAGAGGTTCTTAGCCAGGCCTCCCTGATTCCCCTGGGCCTGTGGGTGACCTGGTAGAGTGGGTAGACTGGAAGGAACTCTGCCTTTCTTGGATACCTTAGGACTCCTATGGTCCTCCCGAGGGCATCCCTAGATCTTCCCTGGCTCAGCTTTCTTGGCCTGTGTGCTAGGCTGAAGGGTGGCTAGGGTCAGGAGGCTGCAGCTGGCATTTCTGTCTCTTGAGTGGAGGGAATCTAGCACTGTCCAGCCACTCTGGTGAACAGCTTAGCTTTCCAGACAGACCCCACAACTGGGATCCCTCCTGGGCTGACAAAGTCCTGCTTCTCACTACATTTGGCAGCTGGCCTTGGATAGGTGGTGGTATCAGCTAACCTGTGGGGCAGCTCTCCCATGCCTGAGCAGGAGTCCCCTCCTAAGTCAGAAGAGTCTTggctaggctcagcacctgtggctcaaacagctaaggtgccagccacatacacctgagctggcgggttcaaatccagcccaggcccgccaaacaacgacagctacaactaaaaaatagctgggcattgtggtgggtgcctgtagtcccagctacttgggaggcggaggcaggagaatcacttgagcccaggagttggaggttgctgtgagctatgatgccacggcactctacccagggtgacagcttgaggctctgtctcaaaaaaaaaaagagttttggcTGACTTCTGGTTTTCCCTGGAAAAGGACTCCAGCCCCTCCTGGGCAGCTGTGCCTGGCAGGCTGGGGCCAGCTCAGCCTGCCGAGATGCTACCCAGCTGCCCTCTTAGAAAACACCTCCCTGGCCCCACCTGACTCCCTGGCTGTACTCAGGCTCAGCCCACCACTAGGAAGTGTGGGATAGGGTTCTCATAACAGCCCCCCTCCCAGGGGGTGTTCTCCCATACCCCCTGGGAGGGTCTGATGAAAGCCAGGGCTTCTCTCCTTAAAGAAGACTGTCTTGGAGGAGCAAACATCCAAGTGTCCCCTCCTTGTGGCACCCgagtgggatggggtggggagcagTTCTCTGCCCTAGGTTCTCCAAGCCTTCCTCTGCATCTCCTACTGGCCAGCACGTCCTGCTAGGCCTGCGTTTCCAGGAGCTGTCATGGGACCATACCTCCCCTGAGGAGGAGGAGCCTGTCTTGTGGCTGGAATTCGATGGGGACAGCGAGGGCACACCTGTCAACAAGCTCCTCAGGATCTACTCCAAGCAGGTAGTGTAGGCATGACCTGCCCCAGGGTGGGGGAGACTGGGCCCACATGCTGGGGGCCCTAGGCCATTGGAGGCTCCAAGCTGCCTGGGAAGGAGAGAGCATAGCCAGGGATGCAGAGCACCTGACTTCTGCTGACCTGGAGCCACCCTGGTCTGCAGATCCTGTGACAGGTGAGGCAGCTGTGGGTGGGGCAGCAGTTGAATCTTCCCCAGTGCCGCAACCAGCTTGCACCCTCCCCTCCTGCCTTCCAGTCCACTGTGACACCAGTGCTGTGGTCCCCACTGATAAGAGAAGTGGACAGAGAAAAGGATCAGGCCCTTCAGTGCCTTTGTCTGACTTTCCCATTCATTCTGGCACCAGATCTTCCACCCAGCCTTGTTCCCCTGTCCCTTCCTCTGGTCACAGCAGAGCCCTCCTTGCAGAGACCCTTTCAGGGGCTGTTCCTCAGTCCTCTTTCCTCTAGTACAAAGACACACCGTAGGGACTCCCATGGCCACAAACACCCAACCCCTCCTGCAGCTTCTGGGTCTCTGGAGCCTTCATTGTCAGCTGCTCCCAGCACCCTTTCACAGCCAGTCCCCCTCTGCACAGCCAGCCCCCACTGTTGGGCTCCCTACACAGCTTCAAGCTGCAGCAGTCTGCTTTGTCACACCCGCAGGTCAGGACTGGTCTCTGTCCCTCCTTACCCATTTCAGCTTGACTATGCTCTCCTGGAAATGCCTGTTCAGCCTCTCTCCTGGGCCCTGTACCTCCCACCTGGCTTGTCTCCCCACTCCCCCTCCTCACTGTCCACCTGTACCCCTCGGGAGTGCCTCTCCCTTTGCTCAGTCCATCTATGATCTCTTTCTTCTCATGGCTTTGAACTTTGATGCTCATGAGTTCATGGTTTTCACATTACTTGTCTAgatccccttttattttttttttgaaacagagtctcactatgtcgcccttactagagtgccgtggcgttacaactcacaacaacctaaaactcttgggcttaagcaattcttttaccccagcctcccaagtagctgggaatacaggcgcctgccacaacgcccagctatttttttgttgtagttgtcattgtttggcaggcctgggctggtttgaacccgccaactctggtgttatgtggctggcgctctagatgctgagctataggcactgagcctctataccccccttttttttccctagagacagagtctcactttatcgccctcagtaaagtgctatggcaccacagctcacagcaacctccagctcctgagcttaggcgattctcttgcttcagcctcccgagtagctgggactacaggcgcccatcacaacacttgaggttgctgtgatctgtgatgctatggcactctaccactggtgggttcgaacccagcctcggccagctaagcaacaatgacagttgcaacagaaaaatagctgggtgttgtggcggatgcctgtagtctcagctacttgggagactaaggcaagagaatcgcttaagcccaagagtttgaggttgctgtgagctgtgatgccatggcactctactgaggacaataaaatgagactccgtctcaaaaaaaaaaaaaaagaagaagaaaagaccccaggcagcgcttgtggctcggtggatagggtgccggccccatatgctgagggtggcaggtttgaacccggccctggccaaattgcaacaacaaaaaaaaatagccgggcgttgtggtgggcgcccgtagtcccagctactcaggaggctgacaagagaatcacctaagcccaggagttggaggttgctgtgagctgtgacaccacggcactctactgagggtgataaagtgagactgtctcaaaaaaaaaaaaaaaaaaagaagagaccccaggcagtgcctgtggttcagtggttagggtgccggccccatatatcaagggtggcaggtttgtacccagccctggccatctaaaacagcaatgacaacggcaaaaaaaaggccaggcattgtggcgggtccctgtagcctagctacttaggaggctgagacaagaaaatcacttaagcccaagagtttgagttgctgtgagctgtgatgccattgcgctctaccgagggtgataaaatgaaactctgtctcaaaaaaaaaaaaaaaaagaatgggaataCTTTCTACAAAATGCATTGTTGTGCAGCCTGCCACACTCCTAGGCTGTGTGCTGTCGCCTATTGTTCCCAGGCCACATTCCTGTAatgctggcactctgggaggctgagatgggtagattgctcgagctcaggagtttgagacaacctGAGTAGCTCTGAaacccatctctagtaaaaatagaaaaactagctgggtgtagtggtgggcacctgtagttctggctgcttgggaggctgaggcaagaggattgcttgaactcaagacttggaggttgctgtgagctatgaagccatagcactctaccaagggcaatagagtgagactgtgtctcaaaaaaaaaaattgtagttttCAGGATACAAATTTtgtacatcttttgttagattcctccttatttcttttggtgctactgtaaatggcactttttctctctcttttttttttttttttttttgtagagacagtttcactttattgccctcggtagagtgccgtggcatcacacagctcatagcaacctccaactcctgggcttaggcgattctcttgcctcagcctcccgagtagctgggactacaggcgcccgccacaacgcccggctgtttttttgttgtagtttggccggggctgggtttgaacccgccaccctcagtatatggggccggtgccctgctcactgagccacaggcgccaccactttttctcttttcaatttcCAATTGTGCATCACGTTATAtggaaatgcaattttattttgtcatcCATATATCTTGCAACCTTACTGGACTCCTTTGCTGGTCTGGTCAGAGTAGCTTTTCTGCAGACCCTTTGGGACTTTGCATGTAGACAGTTACATTATCTGAACAGGGACAGTCGTGTGTCCCGCTTCGAATCTGTGCACCTCTTGCTGGTCTTGCCTGGCACCACTCACTGGCCTCCCAGTCAGTGTTGGGTAGACAGGTACAAGCCAAGGGTCCTACCTGCCCCAGGCATGAGAAATAGCATCCTCCTCTGAGTAAGTGTGGTGTCAACTGTGGGTTCTTCATAGATGTACTTTATTGAATTGAGGAAGTTCCCTTTTGATCCCAGTTTCTCTAGATAGATGTTTTATTCTAGATCTTTAATTCCAGATGCACATTTAATGGTGCTTTGTTTTGGATGACTGTGAACctcagaaccactgtgctatgctgGAGGTTTGCCCCAGAGAACTTAGAGGGCTTCCCTGCTGTTTGTAGCTCAGGACCTCTGTCCTCACCAGGTGCCACTGTCTCCCCAGCCCACTTCCCACTCTTGGTTAGTGGAGGCCCCTTGGTGAGTGAAGGAGGTGCTGCCTGTACCCTGCCTTTCCTTCTGGACAGCGTCGCCTGCTGTCCTGCCCTCCCAAGGGGCCATGGTTTGGGTTCAGAAGGGCAGGAGCCAGGCCACCCTGAGCCCAGCAGTCAGGAGCACAGGCTGACTATCCACCTGGCCCCTGCCATATCCCAGGCAAGCTTAGGGGAGGTGCTCAGAAAATACATGTTACCTGACCAAGGGCTTTTAGACACCTGTGTCTGTGACTCCATCAGAGCGCTGAGGCCTCTACCATGTGGTGCCTAATTGTGCCCACAGACATTAGCCACTTCACTTtttcttgaacctgtgagatcaggcaatcctcccaccttgacctcccaagtgctaggattacaggtgtgagccaccacgcccagcccacaCTTTACCTTTTCTGTCAGCATATGTTGGGTTTCAGATCTATTGAGaaagtgtcacttttttttttttagacagtctcactttgttgcccccggtagagtgctgtggcgtcataactcatagcaatctcaaactcctaggctcaagggattctcttgcctcagcctcagcctcccaagcagctgggactacaggtgcctgccacaacgcctggctatttttagagatggggtctcgctcttgctcaggctggtctagaacccgtgtgctcaggcattccacccgcctctgcctcccagagtgctaggattataggcgtgagccactgtacccagcctggaCTGTGCTTTCTGACTAGAATGTTCTTTCcttcccacccacctcccagaccTGGGGACCCCTCTCATACACTAGGAGTCACCTCTGAAGTCACCCCAAGTGAGATGTCTCCCCTGTCCCCTGATCCACAGAGCAcctgcctcacctctccctctccctctgtgaTGGTGTTTCTTCCCACTCCTGCCTCCCCCAGCAGGGGGCAGGGGCTGTGCATCTGATTTCTCTATCTTAGCCATGGGCATGGAAAGCTGGGCCTGGCCCCTCACACTGGCTCCGCTTCCTCCACAGGCTGAACTGATGAGTAGCCTCATTGAGTACTGCATTGAGCTAAACCAGGCCACAGAGGCCACCGCTCACCAGGAGAGCATATCCGGGCCCCCCTCAGCTCCTACCTCCTCACCATCCCTGACTCAGCGCCCCAAGCTGCGGAGGCAGGGCAGCGTGGTGTGCAGCCGTATCCAGCATCTCTCCACCATCGACTACGTGGAAGATGGTGAGCCACCCTGTGTGTGCGTGCACCCACACATGCTTACATACATGCTACCAGCAGAGAAGGCAGCTTTTGCCTTCTGCCTCCCCACCCACAATGGGAGATGGTTCTGAGAGAAAGAGTGTGTCGGGTGGGTGTTTGAGCACTAATGATTCTGAAATATCTTTATGTCCTTTATATTTCCattatgaaaaactgttcattttctttttgcccatttttcctctgttacttaatttttattttattttattcctttttgtttgttcgttttttttgagacagtctcactatgttgcccttggtagagtgctgtagtatcatagatcacagcaatctcaaattcttaggctgagtcaattttcctgcttcagactccccagtagctgggactacaggcgcctgccacaacacccagctattttttagagatagggtctcgctcttgctcaggctggtcttgaactcacttcagcctcccagatactaggattataggcatgaaccacttcACCTAGCTAAAAGGCCtctgtttttggtttgttttttatcaGGCCCAGGCGAGCTTCTAACTCGCAAGGGATAGCACTTTAGCTACTGAGTTATGGCCCCCAactttcttgattttaaaaaatcaatacctTATAGTAATGTGGTAGGTACTTCTTCAGAGTTAATGACAATACtggtatattattattaactaaaagaCCATactttagccaggtgtggtggctcacgcctgtaatcctagcactctgggaggtggaggcaggtggattgcttgagctcatgagttcgaggttgctgtgagctatgatgccacagcactctagccaggacaacaacttgagactctgtctcaaaaaaaaagaaaaggaaaagaaagttcaTACTTTATTCAGATGTCCTCAATGTTTCCCTAATGCCCTTCTGTCCCAAAATCCTATGCAGGACGCCACACTACATGTGGTTATCATGTCTCCTTAGGGTATCTTCTTGGCTGACAATTTGTCACACTTTTACTGGTTTTTGATGAccttggcagattttttttttttttgagacagagtctcactatgtcacccttggtagactgccgcatcacagctcacagcaacctcaaactcttgggcttaagcaattgtcttgtctcagcctcctta
This is a stretch of genomic DNA from Nycticebus coucang isolate mNycCou1 chromosome 14, mNycCou1.pri, whole genome shotgun sequence. It encodes these proteins:
- the FRMD8 gene encoding FERM domain-containing protein 8 isoform X1, translating into MDGTEGNAGQPGPAERSHRSSVSSVGARAADVLIYLADDTVVPLAVENLPSLSVHELHRAVREVLQLPDIALDAFALWLVSPLLEVQLKPKHLPYKLGRQWPELLLRFTDAPDDDVAMDEPSLQFRRNVFFPKRRELQIEDDEVLRLLYEEAKGNVLASRYPCDVEDCEALGALVCRVQLGPYQSGQPTACTVREKLDSFLPAHLCKRGHRLFAAFRGRGAKDGPGEQGLLNAYRQVKEVVGGDSGHEATLGTHYRAYLLKCHELPFYGCAFFHGEVDKPAQGFLHRGGRKPVAVAISLEGVHVIDNREKHVLLGLRFQELSWDHTSPEEEEPVLWLEFDGDSEGTPVNKLLRIYSKQAELMSSLIEYCIELNQATEATAHQESISGPPSAPTSSPSLTQRPKLRRQGSVVCSRIQHLSTIDYVEDGKGIKRVKPKRTTSFFSRQLSMGQGSYTVVQPTDSLEQG
- the FRMD8 gene encoding FERM domain-containing protein 8 isoform X2, which codes for MDGTEGNAGQPGPAERSHRSSVSSVGARADVLIYLADDTVVPLAVENLPSLSVHELHRAVREVLQLPDIALDAFALWLVSPLLEVQLKPKHLPYKLGRQWPELLLRFTDAPDDDVAMDEPSLQFRRNVFFPKRRELQIEDDEVLRLLYEEAKGNVLASRYPCDVEDCEALGALVCRVQLGPYQSGQPTACTVREKLDSFLPAHLCKRGHRLFAAFRGRGAKDGPGEQGLLNAYRQVKEVVGGDSGHEATLGTHYRAYLLKCHELPFYGCAFFHGEVDKPAQGFLHRGGRKPVAVAISLEGVHVIDNREKHVLLGLRFQELSWDHTSPEEEEPVLWLEFDGDSEGTPVNKLLRIYSKQAELMSSLIEYCIELNQATEATAHQESISGPPSAPTSSPSLTQRPKLRRQGSVVCSRIQHLSTIDYVEDGKGIKRVKPKRTTSFFSRQLSMGQGSYTVVQPTDSLEQG